A genomic segment from Lutzomyia longipalpis isolate SR_M1_2022 chromosome 3, ASM2433408v1 encodes:
- the LOC129791797 gene encoding uncharacterized protein LOC129791797 has product MAENYAVQTASKVPVDKLVRVGLYELGKTLGRGNFAVVKLASNLVTKSKVAIKIIDKTCLDEENLQKTFREISVLKLLRHPHITRLYEVMESKSMIYLVTEHAARGEVFDHLVAHGRMTEEEASRVFGQIVSAVEYCHRKGVVHRDLKAENVLLDNEMNIKLADFGFSNTFTDGVPLSTWCGSPPYAAPEVFQGLEYDGPKADIWSLGVVLYVLVCGALPFDGATLHDLRSVVVAGKFRIPFFMSQTCEDLIRHMLLVQPERRYTLKQVARHPWMAQWTGMIEEVAALGSSDPMNLDSVVMTHMLQLPGLTADMIAQSVHENRYDHIYAIYNLLVDKLQSKKREQQRLQQHGNYMYPRSRKASITTGIVERSEPPKTEAIDRLSPLTNSGMPFLTTHNPCDLSTDFEKFIDTDFDTNIPAPPTQQLGVQHFPLAPNTSGGNTRRHTVGPGDVAHEQALVNPSAPPIPFKFGTECGTNLPVNLPMLQNQPLHNFTIKDQHLLKPPTVMGASSFGRRASDGGANLHIFYPTTSTSGQNMETLYNPPPAGECFAVTSAERVESRLETSPIEVGDESNDEIQRYMHGRGCSKRHTVGCTDDLPAPPSTVSSPMEPPLTHSPVIGGSSGGRTRRSGLLTVTERPPVISPELIREVEARMNRNYLPPSLMQNSQGQLQQNTSAARRYGRACKLPTVQEVGRYSPVRRASEGSRINTQFQGPLQECQQLQKGLAQRNLLITPSPPLIDNSVSLPGSPIHYRLNEDHAAHDIDIPADKMIMLMSGLERLLNECRISVETANSIVTTRRVPLELAHHLGLMAHSGNNGLDVSSPASHSQSVSPIPGNFGKTSGFNSPLAHYSGSACPSPIFNTSPMHQITKGISGLNTGGGSISKGTSAVSESNQPLDLTMDSGGGNVPEGAQWYIPGNFYELKPLNLSPVQQLRIIPTPPASPNLCIIQEENSVARTAMEVPPNVGVLATDETAMSHPHPQICLTDVQGSEITLVALSDSSRDSEDSLDIHNSIGLQGLVITEPSNDMPSITRGVGRKASLESESTATTSSKGNTKDIPETDARRGSDKSLGFSDDSLSNDSNNLSPGQEPSTSSGFRGSVDSHSEMGNGETPLDLEECYELPLPHECSNLDPTHILEIVKKTIDSKMPPKGFVLNRVDADRDVALVDISNLSLEYSGGLQIELQVYEGRSKDSGVRGIKLRRISGDQFEYGKLCQQLISSLTV; this is encoded by the exons ATGGCAGAAAATTATGCAGTGCAAACTGCTAGTAAGGTGCCCGTAGATAAACTTGTGCGCGTTGGACTGTATGAGCTGGGAAAAACGCTGGGTCGTGGAAATTTTGCCGTCGTGAAACTCGCCTCGAATCTTGTCACAAAGTCAAAG gtggcaattaaaataattgataaaacatGCCTGGACGAGGAGAATTTACAAAAGACTTTCCGGGAGATCTCGGTGCTGAAATTACTGCGCCACCCGCATATAACGCGTTTGTACGAGGTGATGGAATCCAAGTCGATGATTTACCTCGTGACGGAGCATGCGGCGCGTGGTGAGGTGTTTGACCACCTCGTGGCACATGGACGGATGACGGAGGAGGAGGCATCACGGGTATTTGGCCAAATAGTCTCCGCAGTGGAATATTGCCATCGCAAGGGGGTTGTGCATCGTGACCTGAAGGCCGAGAATGTTCTCTTGGACAATGAGATGAACATTAAATTGGCGGACTTTGGATTTAGTAATACTTTCACGGACGGTGTGCCCCTGAGTACGTGGTGTGGTTCACCGCCATACGCAGCCCCGGAAGTATTTCAGGGGCTTGAATATGATGGCCCCAAGGCTGATATATGGAGCTTGGGGGTTGTACTGTATGTCCTCGTGTGCGGTGCTCTGCCCTTCGACGGGGCGACATTGCATGATCTACGAAGTGTGGTTGTTGCGGGGAAATTTCGCATTCCCTTCTTTATGTCGCAAACTTGCGAGGACCTCATACGGCATATGCTACTCGTGCAACCGGAGCGCCGGTATACACTGAAGCAGGTGGCACGGCACCCATGGATGGCCCAATGGACGGGTATGATTGAGGAGGTAGCGGCATTGGGGAGTAGCGACCCCATGAATCTCGATTCCGTAGTTATGACGCACATGCTTCAATTGCCCGGCCTGACAGCCGACATGATAGCTCAATCGGTGCATGAGAATCGCTATGATCACATCTATGCCATCTACAATCTTCTCGTGGATAAGCTACAGAGCAAAAAACGCGAGCAGCAGAGATTGCAACAGCATGGAAACTACATGTATCCCAG ATCGAGAAAAGCGAGTATTACCACGGGAATCGTGGAGAGGAGTGAGCCTCCAAAGACAGAGGCAATTGATCGTTTGAGTCCACTCACAAATAGTGGAATGCCTTTCCTCACAACCCACAATCCATGTGATTTGAGTACAGACTTTGAGAAGTTTATCGATACAGACTTCGATACAAACATTCCTGCACCTCCAACTcag CAACTTGGCGTACAGCACTTCCCACTGGCACCAAATACATCAGGAGGGAATACAAGGAGGCACACTGTGGGCCCTGGGGATGTGGCACACGAGCAGGCCCTTGTCAATCCATCCGCACCGCCGATTCCGTTTAAATTTGGCACTGAATGCGGAACAAATTTACCTGTAAATCTACCAATGTTGCAAAATCAACCGCTACACAATTTTACCATCAAAGACCAGCATCTGCTGAAGCCACCAACAGTCATGGGAGCAA GTTCTTTTGGTCGACGAGCTTCCGATGGAGGCGCCAATTTGCACATTTTCTACCCAACCACGAGCACAAGTGGACAAAATATGGAGACACTGTACAATCCACCACCGGCTGGAGAATGTTTTGCAGTTACAAGTGCCGAAAGGGTGGAATCGAGGCTTGAAACATCACCCATTGAAGTGGGTGATGAGTCTAATGACGAAATTCAGAG atataTGCATGGACGTGGTTGCTCAAAACGCCATACGGTGGGATGCACTGATGACTTACCGGCCCCTCCGAGTACTGTTAGTAGTCCAATGGAGCCTCCTCTGACGCACTCCCCGGTGATTGGGGGATCCAGTGGGGGGCGAACTCGAAGAAGTGGATTGCTGACAGTGACCGAGAGACCACCAG TCATAAGTCCCGAACTGATCAGAGAAGTGGAAGCACGCATGAATCGGAATTATCTACCACCTTCACTCATGCAAAATTCCCAGGGGCAATTGCAGCAAAATACAAGTGCTGCACGTCGTTATGGACGCGCCTGCAAATTGCCAACTGTGCAGGAAGTTG GTCGCTATAGTCCGGTGAGGCGTGCTTCTGAGGGCTCCAGGATCAATACACAATTTCAGGGACCGCTCCAAGAGTGTCAGCAACTGCAAAAGGGACTTGCTCAACGAAATCTTCTCATCACACCAAGTCCTCCACTTATTGATAATTCTGTCAGTTTGCcgg GATCCCCGATACATTATAGACTGAATGAGGATCATGCAGCACATGACATCGATATTCCAGCGGATAAGATGATTATGCTAATGTCGGGCCTGGAGCGTTTGCTCAATGAGTGTCGAATAAGTGTTGAAACGGCCAATAGTATTGTGACAACACGACGGGTGCCGCTTGAATTGGCACATCATCTCGGTCTTATGGCACATTCGGGTAACAATGGCCTGGATGTTTCATCGCCGGCCAGTCACAGCCAAAGTGTATCGCCGATTCCGGGGAACTTTGGCAAAACGAGTGGCTTCAATTCACCCCTGGCTCATTACAGCGGAAGTGCCTGCCCATCGCCTATCTTCAATACGTCCCCAATGCATCAGATAACAAAGGGTATTAGTGGACTCAATACGGGCGGTGGATCAATCTCCAAGGGTACTTCGGCGGTATCGGAATCCAATCAGCCGCTAGATCTCACAATGGACAGTGGTGGGGGGAATGTACCAGAGGGGGCTCAATGGTATATTCCGGGGAATTTCTATGAGCTCAAACCATTGAATTTGTCTCCGGTGCAGCAATTGCGAATCATCCCAACACCACCGGCATCGCCGAATTTGTGCATCATTCAGGAGGAGAATTCAGTGGCACGAACGGCAATGGAAGTGCCGCCGAATGTGGGTGTTTTGGCAACTGATGAAACAGCCATGTCCCATCCACATCCACAGATCTGCCTCACGGATGTTCAGGGGAGTGAAATAACGTTGGTTGCGCTGTCTGACTCGAGTCGTGATAGCGAAGATTCCCTCGACATTCACAACTCCATTGGGCTTCAGGGGCTTGTGATTACGGAGCCGTCGAATGATATGCCGTCAATTACACGTGGTGTGGGGCGAAAGGCGAGCCTTGAGAGTGAATCAACGGCCACAACGAGCTCCAAAGGGAACACCAAGGATATCCCCGAGACTGATGCACGACGTGGGAGTGACAAATCGCTGGGGTTTAGCGATGATAGTCTCAGCAATGATTCCAATAATCTTTCCCCCGGTCAGGAGCCGTCGACGAGCTCGGGGTTTCGGGGTAGTGTGGATTCGCACAGTGAAATGGGAAATGGGGAGACACCATTGGATTTGGAGGAATGCTATGAGCTACCACTGCCGCATGAGTGCTCAAATCTCGATCCCACGCACATCCTTGAGATTGTCAAGAAGACAATTGACTCAAAGATGCCACCAAAGGGATTTGTTCTCAATCGCGTCGATGCGGATCGCGATGTGGCTCTCGTGGATATCTCGAATCTCAGCCTCGAGTACTCCGGGGGGTTGCAAATTGAACTGCAAGTGTATGAAGGACGGAGTAAGGACAGCGGGGTGCGTGGAATAAAGTTGAGACGCATCTCTGGTGATCAATTTGAGTATGGAAAGCTATGTCAGCAACTGATTAGTTCTCTTACAGTGTGA
- the LOC129792015 gene encoding uncharacterized protein LOC129792015 yields MLWRVLNRQDVPKALKMVLVVRGDLRLSKGKTSSQCAHAAVMCFEESLSTRRPFVDAWKLQGQPKVVLKVENDEEMKKLYQMAKKQKIVACLVHDAGRTEIPSGTMTVLGLGPDCSEKLREIVGKLKIL; encoded by the coding sequence ATGTTGTGGAGGGTCCTCAATCGTCAGGATGTGCCAAAAGCCCTCAAAATGGTCCTCGTTGTTCGGGGGGATTTGCGATTGTCCAAAGGAAAAACATCCAGTCAGTGTGCTCATGCAGCAGTCATGTGCTTCGAGGAGAGTCTCTCCACACGGCGCCCCTTTGTGGATGCTTGGAAATTGCAGGGACAACCAAAAGTTGTTCTCAAAGTTGAAAATGATGAGGAAATGAAGAAACTCTATCAAATGgcaaaaaagcagaaaattgtTGCTTGTCTCGTGCACGATGCCGGCCGCACTGAAATCCCATCGGGTACGATGACTGTGCTGGGACTTGGACCAGATTGTAGTGaaaaattgagggaaattgtaggaaaattaaaaattctatag
- the LOC129791817 gene encoding titin-like, protein MERLLRWLVLLTLLAAFLAVHTDAVKATSLIFGKTSTTSTEAPLDEEPSASGDETGTEKSENNTSTKPALTGIPQIDYIWDPNLPRELNGYNLSNYPFLNSVPDLEDIDFKCDGLHDGFYASVKYDCQLYHHCLFGIRYDFLCANFTAFDQKTFICHFVSEVDCKNSPKYFHRNDALYEAATTTTQKPSTTTTTTTTTAAPAVAPAARPRPGRPYRRPYRRRRPQLDYYYEDEEYDDDYYEERINRRRKQRPRPRRPEYDDYEEGDRYEPRPAYNSDRTRGKMEDDDYEYDRRFERPRYRPRHEDNRRPYDDRRGYTDRRNPDEGRYRPQQERRYHDEDRRPAQDRRKPPQSDRRPNEPVKQSRHQEDEDKVIKRPIQEEPAKTVEEPTKIRPSGSGGSNPLLFAPRTPPKIRRPVPINEREKYEYSTTTSTKAPEIEPQQEEYYDDEYEDEAPVETLPPAKAPKEEATEKPRLPPQIPEKFENRRPQEREPTNLPPRRPQEYEYYGDEYDERPKSTFKKPGVVLRTSTTTPAPPPVLPARTTPKAPETESEEEERPKFTSDRFSSRIPSSGSFSFGTARLRQKEEAPEQIETPFRSTQRPQVPSIGRDVEGISIPEEPQYRQVSREKYPPPQEDLEDAYEEKPRNPPPQIPIQEDVAQREVVRPVVRVVKRPFLPSRGGNPVLPRGLQPVGINSKEVVTESSVPVDLGSTVSGVRMLEHSPPILRFPQEYNQPPQIVPQKFTYSGPRTTQAPQVDVPKSTLEEIYNSDYDVTLNDALNPTLKPIAPSRAPSSLGYSISAPAKLLERSRYSLPYTAAGDVHYSSSQLRPAVHLPPAIRRQAPPYSDPRPHVPLYELDY, encoded by the exons ATGGAGAGGTTGCTGCGATGGCTGGTGCTGCTGACACTCTTGGCGGCTTTTCTGGCCGTTCACACGGATGCCGTGAAAGCCACTTCCCTCATCTTCGGTAAAACCTCCACAACAAGCACAGAAGCACCCCTAGATGAGGAACCGAGCGCCAGTGGGGACGAAAca ggTACAGAAAAATCAGAGAACAACACATCGACAAAACCCGCCCTAACTGGTATACCACAAATTGACTACATTTGGGATCCCAATCTCCCACGAGAACTCAATGGCTACAATCTCTCCAACTACCCCTTCCTGAACTCTGTGCCAGACCTCGAAGACATTGACTTCAAATGCGACGGTCTTCACGATGGTTTCTATGCGTCCGTAAAATATGATTGTCAG TTGTACCATCACTGCCTCTTTGGGATCCGGTATGATTTCCTGTGTGCCAATTTCACAGCCTTTGACCAGAAGACATTCATCTGCCACTTTGTCTCGGAGGTGGATTGCAAAAACTCCCCCAAATACTTCCATCGGAATGATGCTCTCTACGAAGCAGCTACGACAACAACGCAAAAGCCATcgacaacaacaacaaccacAACAACAACGGCTGCACCAGCTGTGGCTCCAGCTGCGAGACCACGACCTGGACGACCATATCGACGTCCCTACCGTAGACGACGTCCACAGCTTGACTACTACTACGAGGATGAGGAGTACGATGATGATTACTACGAAGAAAGGATAAATCGACGAAGGAAGCAGAGACCACGACCTAGGAGGCCGGAGTATGATGACTACGAGGAGGGAGATCG aTACGAACCTCGCCCTGCTTACAATTCCGATAGGACTCGGGGTAAAATGGAGGACGATGATTATGAATACGATCGACGCTTCGAACGTCCTCGCTATCGGCCTCGTCATGAAGACAACCGTCGCCCCTACGATGATCGACGAGGATACACAGATAGGCGAAATCCCGATGAAGGACGCTACCGACCACAACAGGAGCGACGATATCACGATGAGGATCGTCGACCTGCACAGGATCGTCGGAAACCACCACAAAGTGATCGCCGTCCAAATGAACCAGTTAAGCAGTCCCGACATCAGGAGGATGAGGATAAAGTGATCAAGCGCCCAATTCAGGAGGAACCAGCAAAGACCGTTGAGGAACCCACAAAGATCCGCCCCAGTGGAAGTGGAGGAAGTAATCCTCTGCTCTTTGCTCCGCGTACACCACCCAAGATTCGTCGTCCGGTGCCAATAAATGAACGTGAAAAGTACGAATATAGCACAACAACAAGCACAAAAGCACCGGAAATTGAGCCACAGCAGGAGGAATACTACGATGATGAGTACGAAGATGAAGCACCCGTGGAAACTTTACCCCCGGCAAAAGCACCTAAAGAGGAAGCAACAGAAAAGCCAAGACTGCCTCCGCAAATTCCtgaaaaattcgaaaatcGACGACCTCAGGAAAGGGAACCAACTAATCTACCCCCCAGACGCCCACAGGAGTATGAATACTACGGAGATGAGTACGATGAACGGCCAAAGAGTACCTTCAAGAAGCCAGGTGTTGTACTAAGAACATCCACCACTACTCCAGCACCACCACCTGTACTACCTGCTCGCACAACGCCTAAAGCTCCTGAAACGGAATCCGAAGAGGAGGAGAGACCCAAATTTACATCTGACAGATTTAGTAGTCGAATCCCATCGTCTGGAAGCTTCTCTTTCGGGACTGCCCGATTGAGACAAAAAGAAGAAGCTCCTGAGCAAATTGAGACTCCATTCAGATCAACACAGCGCCCGCAAGTCCCATCGATAGGAAGAGACGTAGAAGGGATTAGTATACCAGAGGAACCACAGTATCGTCAAGTTAGTCGGGAAAAGTACCCACCACCACAGGAAGACCTTGAGGATGCGTATGAAGAAAAACCAAGAAATCCTCCACCACAAATCCCCATCCAAGAAGATGTAGCACAACGGGAAGTAGTACGACCAGTTGTGCGAGTGGTTAAGAGACCCTTCCTACCAAGTCGTGGCGGTAATCCCGTTCTCCCGCGAGGGCTTCAGCCAGTCGGAATAAATTCCAAAGAAGTCGTCACGGAAAGTAGTGTACCCGTTGATTTGGGATCAACAGTGTCGGGAGTACGAATGCTGGAACATAGTCCGCCCATTTTGCGATTCCCCCAGGAATACAATCAACCACCACAAATTGTTCCTCAGAAATTCACATATAGCGGCCCACGAACAACACAAGCACCCCAGGTGGATGTGCCCAAGAGTACACTGGAAGAGATCTACAACAGTGACTACGATGTTACACTTAATGATGCCTTGAATCCAACCCTAAAACCCATTGCACCTAGTCGTGCCCCCTCATCTCTAGGATACTCCATCTCGGCTCCTGCTAAATTGCTAGAACGGAGCCGATACAGCCTACCCTACACCGCTGCTGGTGACGTTCACTATTCATCGTCACAACTTAGGCCTGCAGTTCACCTGCCGCCCGCCATTAGGCGCCAGGCGCCACCCTATTCCGATCCTCGGCCGCATGTGCCTCTCTACGAACTGGACTACTGA
- the LOC129792025 gene encoding cytochrome c oxidase assembly factor 4 homolog, mitochondrial translates to MSGNEEDPVEVMLKKTGCIELHYKVQECIAEKQDWRQCQDCVQEFKACMSKYTEQQREKYKKQ, encoded by the exons ATGTCTGGAAATGAGGAGGATCCCGTTGAGGTGATGCTAAAGAAAACCGGCTGTATTGAACTTCACTACAAAGTTCAG GAGTGCATTGCAGAGAAGCAAGATTGGCGCCAGTGTCAAGATTGCGTACAGGAATTTAAGGCCTGCATGAGCAAATACACAGAGCAGCAGCGAGAAAAGTACAAGAAGCAGTAG